One segment of Herbaspirillum hiltneri N3 DNA contains the following:
- a CDS encoding phenylacetic acid degradation protein PaaY, with product MPCYSIEGVIPVVDPSAYVHPTAVLIGDVIVGPDCYIGPAACLRGDFGRIVMHRGSNVQDTCVVHGFPAHDTVIEENGHIGHGAVLHSCVVRRDALVGMNAVVMDDAEVGEEAIVAASAFVRAGMKVPPRSLAAGVPAKILRELSEQEIAWKREGTHTYQDLTKRCLASMKEVQPLQKIEAGRPSLKAPAVEPLIAAKRN from the coding sequence ATGCCGTGTTATTCGATAGAAGGCGTGATCCCGGTAGTGGACCCCAGCGCCTACGTTCATCCGACCGCCGTCCTGATCGGCGACGTGATCGTCGGACCGGATTGCTATATAGGACCGGCTGCCTGCCTGCGTGGCGATTTCGGCCGCATCGTCATGCATCGCGGTTCCAATGTGCAGGACACCTGCGTGGTGCATGGCTTCCCTGCGCATGACACCGTGATCGAAGAAAACGGCCACATCGGCCATGGCGCCGTACTGCATAGCTGCGTCGTGCGCCGCGACGCGCTGGTCGGTATGAATGCAGTGGTGATGGATGACGCCGAAGTCGGCGAAGAAGCCATTGTCGCCGCCAGCGCCTTCGTCCGCGCGGGCATGAAGGTGCCGCCGCGCTCGCTGGCAGCCGGCGTCCCGGCCAAGATCCTGCGCGAACTGAGCGAACAGGAAATCGCCTGGAAACGCGAAGGCACGCACACCTATCAGGACCTGACCAAGCGTTGCCTGGCCAGCATGAAGGAAGTCCAGCCGCTGCAGAAGATCGAAGCCGGCCGGCCGTCCCTGAAAGCACCCGCGGTGGAGCCACTGATCGCGGCGAAACGAAATTAG
- the paaN gene encoding phenylacetic acid degradation protein PaaN produces MSTTFFDRHRATLDKAVQAIGERGYWSPYSESPSPRVYGETAADDGKAAYDARLNRPFEIGQAGTIGRTGNEVSPYGPALGITYPKADIDQLLQGSAAAGVAWRKAGPEVWAGVALEIVARLNARSFEIAHAVMHTTGQAYMMAFQAGGPHAQDRAVEAIAYAWQETSRIPANAFWEKPQGKHDPLKMRKHFRIVPRGIGLVIGCCTFPTWNSYPGLFADLATGNTVIVKPHPGAILPLAITVEIARAVIAEAGFNPDVVTLVAHEAGDKVATELALRPEIKLIDFTGSSANGNWLERNALQAQVFTEKSGVNQIVIDSTADFKGMARNIAFSLVLYSGQMCTTPQNIYIPKDGIATAEGHVSFDAVVAAIADAINKLTGDPVKAVELLGAIQNTAVLDRIDAARKIGEVVLDSTSLQHPQFPDARIRTPLLVKVADGKAVTEEFFGPVSFAVATDSTAVSIKLAEKTVREHGALTLSAYTTDAAVKEALGDAAAEAGVALSLNLTGGVFVNQSAAFSDFHGTGANPAANAALADTAFVASRFRVVQIREPV; encoded by the coding sequence ATGTCGACCACCTTCTTTGACCGCCACCGCGCCACGCTGGATAAAGCTGTACAGGCGATTGGCGAACGCGGCTACTGGAGTCCGTACAGCGAAAGCCCGAGCCCGCGCGTCTATGGCGAAACCGCCGCCGACGACGGCAAGGCCGCTTACGATGCGCGCCTCAACCGCCCGTTCGAGATTGGCCAGGCCGGCACCATCGGTCGCACCGGCAATGAAGTCTCGCCATACGGCCCGGCGCTCGGCATCACTTATCCGAAGGCCGACATCGATCAGCTGCTGCAAGGCTCGGCCGCGGCAGGCGTGGCCTGGCGCAAGGCCGGACCGGAAGTCTGGGCCGGCGTCGCGCTGGAGATTGTCGCGCGCCTGAACGCCCGCAGCTTCGAAATCGCCCACGCCGTCATGCACACCACCGGCCAGGCCTACATGATGGCATTCCAGGCCGGCGGCCCGCATGCGCAGGATCGCGCCGTCGAAGCGATTGCCTACGCGTGGCAGGAAACCAGCCGCATTCCGGCCAATGCGTTTTGGGAAAAACCGCAAGGCAAACACGATCCGCTGAAGATGCGAAAGCACTTCCGCATCGTGCCGCGCGGTATCGGCCTGGTGATCGGCTGCTGCACCTTCCCCACCTGGAACAGCTATCCCGGCCTGTTCGCCGATCTGGCGACCGGCAACACCGTGATCGTCAAGCCGCATCCGGGCGCGATCCTGCCGCTGGCGATCACCGTCGAGATCGCACGCGCGGTCATCGCCGAAGCAGGCTTCAATCCCGACGTCGTCACCCTGGTCGCGCATGAAGCCGGCGACAAGGTCGCCACCGAACTGGCGCTGCGTCCCGAGATCAAGCTGATCGACTTCACCGGCAGTTCCGCCAACGGCAACTGGCTGGAGCGCAACGCGCTGCAAGCGCAGGTCTTCACGGAAAAATCCGGCGTCAACCAAATCGTCATCGACTCGACCGCCGACTTCAAGGGCATGGCGCGCAACATCGCTTTCTCGCTGGTGCTGTACTCCGGCCAGATGTGCACCACGCCGCAAAACATCTACATCCCGAAAGACGGCATAGCCACCGCCGAAGGCCATGTGAGCTTCGACGCCGTGGTGGCTGCGATCGCCGACGCCATCAACAAGCTGACCGGCGATCCGGTCAAGGCGGTGGAATTGCTGGGCGCGATCCAGAACACCGCCGTGCTCGACCGTATCGATGCCGCCCGCAAGATCGGCGAGGTCGTGCTCGACAGCACCTCGCTGCAGCATCCGCAATTCCCCGATGCGCGCATCCGTACGCCGTTACTGGTGAAGGTCGCCGACGGCAAGGCTGTGACGGAGGAATTCTTCGGCCCGGTCTCGTTTGCCGTCGCCACCGACAGCACCGCCGTGAGCATCAAGCTGGCCGAGAAAACCGTACGCGAACATGGCGCGCTGACGCTGTCGGCCTACACCACCGATGCGGCGGTCAAGGAAGCGCTGGGCGACGCCGCAGCCGAAGCCGGCGTGGCGCTGTCGCTGAACCTGACCGGCGGCGTGTTCGTCAACCAGTCGGCGGCTTTCAGCGACTTCCACGGCACCGGCGCCAATCCGGCCGCCAACGCCGCGCTGGCCGATACGGCCTTTGTCGCCAGCCGTTTCCGCGTGGTGCAAATCCGCGAACCTGTCTGA
- a CDS encoding TetR/AcrR family transcriptional regulator, which translates to MPRKRAAGFDNQRDLIIEQAATLFARNGFPGTSMNEVAEACGLSKASLYHYMSDKYQLLMFICEGHIERLCALVDEVAQQDLAPEPRLRLMVQRFVEEYADAQNEHRVLTEDVRFLKEEDQQRIFAGERKVVGAMAQAMIGVRPELDASKMAKPLTMLLFGMINWMFMWLKPDGELTHERMAMVVSDLLFGGIGAVRLEDIGQAEEGKKIRQE; encoded by the coding sequence ATGCCACGCAAGCGTGCAGCAGGATTTGACAACCAGCGCGACCTGATCATAGAGCAGGCGGCGACATTGTTCGCGCGCAATGGTTTTCCCGGCACGTCGATGAATGAAGTGGCGGAGGCATGCGGTCTGTCGAAGGCATCGCTGTATCACTACATGTCGGACAAATATCAGTTGCTGATGTTTATCTGCGAAGGCCATATCGAGCGCCTGTGCGCTCTGGTCGATGAAGTGGCGCAGCAGGACCTGGCGCCGGAACCGCGCCTGCGCCTGATGGTGCAGCGTTTTGTCGAGGAGTACGCAGATGCCCAGAACGAGCATCGGGTGCTGACCGAAGATGTGCGCTTCCTGAAAGAGGAAGACCAGCAGCGCATCTTCGCCGGCGAGCGCAAGGTGGTCGGGGCGATGGCGCAGGCAATGATCGGCGTGCGGCCCGAGCTGGACGCCAGCAAGATGGCCAAGCCGTTGACGATGCTGTTGTTCGGCATGATCAACTGGATGTTCATGTGGTTGAAGCCGGATGGCGAACTGACCCACGAACGCATGGCGATGGTGGTGTCGGACCTGCTGTTCGGCGGCATCGGCGCAGTCAGGCTGGAAGATATCGGCCAGGCGGAAGAAGGGAAAAAGATACGGCAGGAATGA
- the paaE gene encoding 1,2-phenylacetyl-CoA epoxidase subunit PaaE has translation MSKFYPLTVGNVKNETRDTIVVSFDVPAELKETFQYKQGQHLTLRSEINGEDLRRSYSICSAVQDDQLRVAIKRTQGGVFSTWANDTLKPGQSLQVMPPMGHFNLPLDAGNKKHYLAFAAGSGITPMLSIVKTTLLTEPDSRFTLVYGNRASSSVIFKEELTDLKDTYLERLNVVYVMSREQQDVELFNGRITREKCDQFFKSWIDLDDIDAAFICGPEDMLNAVSESLQANGLDKSAIKVELFAASIPKHKAVAARPVVGKQECEVTVIVDGYHTVFTMEKEKESLLDAGLKHGIDMRYSCKGGVCATCRCKIVEGKVDMDANYCLEDYEIARGFVLSCQSFPVTDKLLIDFDQDN, from the coding sequence ATGAGCAAATTTTATCCTCTGACCGTCGGCAACGTGAAGAACGAGACCCGCGACACCATCGTCGTGTCCTTCGACGTACCGGCCGAACTCAAAGAGACCTTTCAATACAAACAGGGCCAGCACCTGACGCTGCGCTCGGAAATCAACGGCGAAGACCTGCGCCGCTCGTATTCCATTTGTTCAGCGGTGCAGGACGACCAGCTGCGCGTGGCGATCAAGCGCACGCAAGGCGGCGTCTTCTCGACCTGGGCCAACGATACGCTCAAGCCGGGCCAGAGCCTGCAAGTGATGCCGCCGATGGGTCACTTCAACCTGCCGCTGGACGCCGGCAATAAAAAGCACTACCTGGCCTTCGCGGCCGGCAGCGGCATCACGCCGATGCTGTCGATCGTCAAGACCACGCTGCTGACCGAACCGGACAGCCGCTTCACGCTGGTGTACGGCAACCGCGCATCGTCGTCGGTGATCTTCAAGGAAGAACTGACCGACCTGAAGGACACTTACCTCGAACGCCTCAACGTGGTCTACGTCATGAGCCGCGAACAGCAGGATGTGGAGCTGTTCAACGGCCGCATCACACGCGAAAAGTGCGACCAGTTCTTCAAATCCTGGATCGACCTCGACGACATCGACGCTGCCTTCATCTGCGGTCCGGAAGACATGCTCAACGCCGTCAGCGAATCGCTGCAGGCCAACGGCCTGGACAAGTCCGCCATCAAGGTCGAACTGTTCGCCGCCAGCATCCCGAAACACAAAGCCGTGGCAGCGCGCCCGGTGGTCGGCAAGCAGGAATGCGAAGTGACCGTGATCGTCGACGGCTACCACACCGTCTTCACGATGGAGAAGGAAAAGGAATCGCTGCTCGACGCCGGCCTCAAGCACGGCATCGACATGCGCTATTCGTGCAAGGGCGGCGTCTGCGCCACCTGCCGCTGCAAGATCGTCGAAGGCAAGGTCGACATGGATGCCAACTACTGCCTGGAAGACTATGAAATCGCGCGCGGCTTCGTGCTGAGCTGCCAGAGCTTCCCGGTCACCGACAAGCTGCTGATCGACTTCGATCAGGACAACTGA
- the paaC gene encoding 1,2-phenylacetyl-CoA epoxidase subunit PaaC: MSDKTTYVRRLGDNALILSQRLSEWCGKGPALEEDMALTNVSLDLIGQARMWLSYAGELEGAGRGEDQLAFLRDAHQFSNVLLVEQPNGNYADTLVRQFFFDAAHYFLLEALTTSTDARIAEIAQKSIKEVTYHVRRSGDLIVRLGDGTELSHRMVQQAVDYLWPYTGELFSSDATDLAMQQEGVAPAPDKIRAQWLQHVQEILTEATLQTPPADAWMQSGGKQGKHTEHLGYLLAEMQFLQRAYPGATW, from the coding sequence ATGTCAGATAAAACAACCTATGTACGCCGCCTCGGCGACAACGCGCTGATCCTCAGCCAGCGCCTGTCCGAATGGTGCGGCAAGGGCCCGGCCCTGGAAGAGGATATGGCCTTGACCAACGTCTCCCTGGACCTGATCGGCCAGGCGCGGATGTGGCTGTCGTACGCCGGCGAACTCGAAGGCGCCGGCCGCGGTGAAGACCAGCTGGCCTTCCTGCGCGACGCCCACCAGTTCAGCAACGTGCTGCTGGTCGAACAACCCAACGGCAACTATGCGGATACGCTGGTGCGCCAGTTCTTCTTCGACGCAGCGCATTACTTCCTGCTGGAAGCGCTGACGACCTCGACCGATGCACGCATCGCCGAGATCGCACAAAAGTCGATCAAGGAAGTGACCTATCACGTGCGCCGCAGCGGTGACCTGATCGTGCGTCTCGGCGACGGCACCGAACTGAGCCATCGCATGGTGCAGCAGGCTGTTGACTATCTGTGGCCGTACACCGGTGAACTGTTCAGCAGCGACGCCACCGACCTGGCCATGCAACAGGAAGGCGTTGCGCCTGCGCCGGATAAAATCCGTGCGCAATGGCTGCAGCACGTGCAGGAAATCCTGACTGAAGCCACCCTGCAGACACCGCCGGCCGACGCCTGGATGCAGAGCGGCGGCAAACAAGGCAAGCACACCGAACACCTCGGCTACCTGCTGGCGGAAATGCAGTTCCTGCAGCGCGCCTATCCCGGAGCTACCTGGTGA
- the paaB gene encoding 1,2-phenylacetyl-CoA epoxidase subunit PaaB: MSKEWPLWEVFIRSQHGLAHKHVGSLHAPDAEMAINNARDVYTRRNEGVGIWVVRAADIVSSSPGDKVALFEPANNKVYRHPTFFPMPEEVKNL; encoded by the coding sequence ATGAGTAAAGAATGGCCGCTATGGGAAGTTTTCATCCGCAGTCAGCACGGCCTGGCGCACAAGCACGTCGGTAGCCTGCACGCGCCTGATGCCGAGATGGCGATCAACAATGCGCGCGACGTCTACACCCGCCGCAACGAAGGCGTCGGCATCTGGGTGGTGCGCGCCGCCGATATCGTTTCCAGCAGCCCGGGCGACAAGGTCGCACTGTTCGAGCCGGCCAACAACAAGGTGTATCGCCACCCGACCTTCTTCCCGATGCCGGAAGAAGTGAAGAACCTCTAA
- the paaA gene encoding 1,2-phenylacetyl-CoA epoxidase subunit PaaA, protein MYAQLVETGLKNVRSLDEMSPEERAFQARIDDGVKIEPKDWMPDAYRKTLIRQVSQHAHSEIVGQLPEANWVTRAPTLERKAVLLAKIQDEAGHGLYLYSAAETLGVSRDQLLADLHSGKAKYSSIFNYPTLSWADMGAIGWLVDGSAIINQIPLCRCSYGPYARAMVRVCKEESFHARQGYDIMMALCKGTPEQKQMAQDALNRWWWPSLMMFGPSDAASVNSAQSAQWRIKLFSNDELRQRMVDQTVPQAEYLGLTVPDPDLKWNEETGRYDFGQIDWEEFHNVLRGNGPCNRERLQTRKKAYDDGAWFRDALVAHAEKKQTAQAAA, encoded by the coding sequence ATGTATGCACAACTGGTAGAGACCGGCCTCAAGAACGTGCGCTCGCTCGATGAGATGAGCCCCGAAGAACGCGCATTCCAGGCGCGCATCGACGACGGCGTCAAGATCGAGCCGAAGGACTGGATGCCCGATGCCTATCGCAAGACGCTGATCCGCCAGGTGTCGCAGCACGCGCACTCGGAAATCGTCGGCCAGTTGCCGGAGGCGAACTGGGTCACGCGCGCGCCGACGCTGGAGCGCAAGGCCGTGCTGCTGGCCAAGATCCAGGATGAAGCCGGTCACGGCCTGTACCTGTACAGCGCCGCCGAAACCCTGGGCGTATCGCGCGATCAATTGCTGGCCGACCTGCACTCCGGCAAAGCCAAGTATTCCAGCATCTTCAATTATCCGACGCTGTCGTGGGCCGACATGGGCGCCATCGGCTGGCTCGTCGACGGCTCCGCCATCATCAACCAGATCCCGCTGTGCCGCTGCTCTTACGGTCCGTATGCGCGCGCCATGGTGCGCGTGTGCAAGGAAGAATCCTTCCATGCGCGCCAAGGCTACGACATCATGATGGCGCTGTGCAAAGGCACGCCGGAACAAAAGCAGATGGCGCAGGATGCCCTCAATCGCTGGTGGTGGCCGTCGCTGATGATGTTCGGCCCGTCCGATGCCGCCTCGGTCAACAGCGCGCAGTCGGCGCAATGGCGCATCAAGCTGTTCTCCAATGACGAGCTGCGCCAGCGCATGGTCGACCAGACCGTGCCGCAAGCCGAATACCTCGGCCTGACCGTGCCGGATCCGGACCTCAAATGGAACGAGGAAACCGGCCGCTACGACTTCGGCCAGATCGACTGGGAAGAATTCCACAACGTCCTGCGCGGCAACGGCCCTTGCAATCGCGAGCGCCTGCAGACGCGCAAGAAGGCCTACGACGACGGCGCATGGTTCCGCGATGCGCTGGTCGCCCACGCCGAGAAAAAGCAGACGGCACAAGCCGCCGCATAA
- the paaD gene encoding 1,2-phenylacetyl-CoA epoxidase subunit PaaD yields MNASASSLSAEQLQEQIWSWLHLVPDPEIPVISVVDLGIVRDVQVSTDDQQEVQCTVVITPTYSGCPAMQVISQEIIAVLAQHGVAGVNIQTRLSPAWSTDWMSEHGKSRLKGYGIAPPAQQVIDISGISRKRQQVPEVACPHCGSMHTVVVSQFGSTSCKSLYQCKDCLEPFDYFKAH; encoded by the coding sequence GTGAACGCGAGCGCTTCCAGCCTGTCGGCCGAGCAGCTCCAGGAACAGATCTGGAGCTGGCTGCACTTGGTCCCTGATCCCGAAATCCCGGTGATTTCGGTGGTGGACCTGGGCATCGTGCGCGACGTACAAGTCAGCACGGACGACCAGCAGGAAGTGCAATGCACCGTCGTGATCACGCCGACCTATTCCGGCTGCCCGGCCATGCAGGTGATTTCCCAGGAGATCATCGCAGTGCTGGCGCAGCACGGCGTTGCCGGCGTCAATATCCAGACACGGCTGTCGCCGGCCTGGAGCACCGACTGGATGAGCGAGCACGGCAAGAGCCGGCTCAAGGGCTACGGCATCGCACCGCCGGCGCAACAGGTGATCGACATCAGCGGTATAAGCCGCAAACGGCAGCAGGTGCCCGAGGTAGCCTGCCCGCATTGCGGATCGATGCACACCGTGGTCGTCAGCCAGTTCGGTTCAACCTCCTGCAAATCCCTGTACCAGTGCAAGGATTGCCTGGAGCCGTTCGATTATTTCAAGGCCCATTGA
- the paaZ gene encoding phenylacetic acid degradation bifunctional protein PaaZ has product MTAQSTLLQSYIGGRWIGSTAATPLNSAVNGRLIASTHAESIDFDEAVTYARKQGLPALLALDFQQRAGILRALAKYLNEHKEQLYAVSAHTGATRADSWIDIEGGSGTLFAYASVGGNEFPSGNLVHEGPAIPLGKQGKFAGTHILVPRGGVAVHINAFNFPVWGMLEKFAPTFLAGMPCLIKPATATSYLTEAAVRLINASGLLPAGSLQLIIGGTGDLLDRLQGQDVVTFTGSADTAAKLRVHPNLIRQSIPFNAEADSLNCAILGPDVTPDDEEFDLFVKEVAREMTTKAGQKCTAIRRAIVPRQHIDAVAERLRARLAKTVVGDPALEQVRMGPLASKAQQHDVAERLALLKAGNEQIFGAGDGFSPVGDAVGEGAFFAPTLLLCRDGVANPAVHDVEAFGPVSTLIAYDDFDAALDLAARGRGSLVGSLVTHDPKVAAKAIPIAAAWHGRLLILDREAAVESTGHGSPLPQLKHGGPGRAGGGEELGGARAVKHYLQRAAVQGSPTMLAAVTGEHVRGAAVRESDIHPFRHHFEDLQIGDSLLTHRRTVSEADIVNFGGLSGDYFYMHFDEIAARESPFGKRIAHGYFVLSAAAGLFVSPAPGPVLANYGLDTLRFVKPVGIGDTIRARLTCKRKIDRNKKDANGVGQGVVAWDVEVTNQDGELVASYDILTLVAKKN; this is encoded by the coding sequence ATGACAGCACAATCCACACTCTTGCAAAGCTACATCGGCGGCCGCTGGATCGGTTCCACCGCCGCGACGCCGCTCAACAGCGCCGTCAATGGCCGTCTGATCGCTTCCACGCATGCCGAGAGCATCGACTTCGACGAAGCCGTGACCTATGCGCGCAAACAGGGATTGCCGGCATTGCTGGCACTCGATTTCCAGCAGCGCGCGGGCATCCTGCGCGCGCTCGCCAAATACCTCAACGAACACAAGGAACAGCTCTACGCCGTCTCCGCGCACACCGGCGCCACGCGCGCCGACAGCTGGATCGACATCGAGGGCGGTTCCGGCACCTTGTTCGCCTACGCCAGCGTGGGCGGCAACGAATTCCCGTCCGGCAATCTGGTGCATGAAGGTCCGGCCATCCCGCTGGGCAAGCAAGGCAAGTTCGCCGGCACGCACATCCTGGTGCCGCGCGGCGGCGTCGCCGTGCACATCAACGCCTTCAATTTCCCGGTCTGGGGCATGCTCGAAAAATTCGCGCCGACCTTCCTCGCCGGCATGCCGTGCCTGATCAAGCCGGCCACCGCGACCAGCTACCTCACGGAAGCGGCGGTGCGCCTGATCAATGCCTCCGGCCTGCTGCCGGCCGGCAGCCTGCAGCTGATCATTGGCGGCACCGGCGATCTGCTGGACCGCCTGCAAGGCCAGGATGTGGTGACCTTCACCGGTTCGGCCGACACCGCCGCCAAGCTGCGCGTGCATCCGAACCTGATCCGCCAGTCGATTCCGTTCAACGCGGAGGCCGACTCGCTCAATTGCGCCATCCTCGGTCCCGACGTCACGCCGGACGACGAAGAGTTCGACCTGTTCGTCAAGGAAGTGGCGCGCGAGATGACCACCAAGGCCGGCCAGAAGTGCACCGCGATCCGTCGCGCCATCGTGCCGCGCCAACATATCGACGCCGTCGCCGAGCGCCTGCGCGCGCGCCTGGCCAAGACCGTGGTCGGCGATCCCGCGCTGGAACAGGTGCGCATGGGGCCGCTGGCGTCCAAGGCGCAACAGCATGACGTGGCCGAACGCCTGGCCCTGCTCAAGGCTGGCAATGAACAGATCTTCGGCGCCGGCGACGGTTTCAGCCCGGTCGGCGATGCGGTCGGCGAGGGCGCCTTCTTTGCGCCGACGCTGCTGCTGTGCCGGGACGGCGTCGCCAATCCGGCGGTGCATGATGTCGAAGCCTTTGGCCCGGTCAGCACGCTGATTGCCTATGACGACTTCGACGCTGCGCTGGACCTGGCTGCACGCGGCCGCGGCAGCCTGGTCGGCAGCCTCGTGACGCACGATCCCAAGGTCGCCGCCAAGGCGATCCCCATCGCCGCCGCATGGCACGGACGCTTGCTGATCCTCGACCGTGAAGCGGCGGTGGAATCCACCGGTCATGGTTCTCCCTTGCCGCAACTCAAGCACGGCGGCCCCGGCCGCGCCGGCGGCGGTGAAGAACTGGGCGGCGCACGCGCCGTCAAGCACTACCTGCAACGTGCGGCGGTGCAAGGTTCGCCCACCATGCTGGCTGCCGTCACCGGCGAACACGTGCGCGGCGCGGCGGTGCGCGAATCGGACATCCATCCGTTCCGCCATCACTTCGAAGACCTGCAGATCGGCGACTCGCTGCTGACTCATCGCCGCACCGTCAGCGAAGCCGACATCGTCAATTTCGGCGGCTTGTCGGGCGACTACTTCTACATGCACTTCGACGAGATCGCCGCCAGGGAATCGCCGTTCGGCAAACGCATCGCGCATGGCTACTTCGTGTTGTCGGCTGCGGCCGGGCTGTTCGTCTCGCCGGCCCCGGGTCCGGTGCTGGCCAACTACGGCCTCGACACGCTGCGCTTCGTCAAGCCGGTCGGCATCGGCGACACCATCCGCGCGCGCCTGACCTGCAAACGCAAGATCGACCGCAACAAGAAGGACGCCAACGGCGTCGGCCAGGGCGTGGTCGCATGGGACGTCGAAGTGACCAACCAGGACGGTGAACTGGTGGCGTCGTACGACATCCTGACGCTGGTCGCCAAGAAGAATTGA
- a CDS encoding ABC transporter substrate-binding protein — translation MLAFAGAAQADINVGVNLSTTGPAASLGIPEKNTIALLPTTIGGQKVNYIVLDDASDTTQAVKNTRRFISENNVDLIIGSTVSPNSLSMIEVVAEAQTPMISLAASARIVEPMDAKKKWVFKTPQNDIMMSLAIVKDMVARGYKRVGFIGFADAYGEGWYTEFSKAAALKKVEVVANERFARTDTSATAQALKLISAKPDAILIAGSGTPAVVPQRALAERGYKGQIYQTHGVANADFLRVGGKLLENTLLPAGPVLVAAQLPADNPIRKVALGYTVKYEAVHGKDSVSLFGGYAWDAGLLLQAAAPEALKKGKPGTPEFRAALRDALEASKNVNGVHGVYNMSATDHLGLDQRASVMVKIVNGAWKYQP, via the coding sequence ATGCTGGCTTTCGCCGGCGCAGCGCAAGCCGACATCAACGTCGGCGTGAACCTCTCGACTACCGGCCCTGCGGCATCGCTGGGTATCCCCGAAAAGAACACCATCGCCTTGCTGCCGACCACCATCGGCGGCCAGAAGGTCAACTACATCGTGCTGGACGACGCCTCCGACACGACGCAGGCGGTCAAGAACACGCGCCGCTTCATCTCCGAAAACAATGTCGACCTGATCATCGGCTCGACCGTGTCGCCGAACTCGCTGTCCATGATTGAAGTGGTCGCTGAAGCGCAGACGCCGATGATTTCGCTGGCCGCCTCGGCGCGCATCGTCGAACCGATGGACGCGAAAAAGAAATGGGTCTTCAAGACCCCGCAAAACGACATCATGATGTCGCTGGCGATCGTGAAGGACATGGTCGCGCGCGGCTACAAGCGGGTCGGCTTCATCGGTTTTGCGGATGCCTATGGCGAAGGCTGGTACACCGAATTCAGCAAGGCCGCTGCTTTGAAGAAGGTCGAAGTCGTCGCCAACGAACGTTTTGCACGCACCGATACCTCGGCCACCGCGCAAGCCTTGAAACTGATCTCGGCCAAGCCTGATGCGATCCTGATCGCCGGCTCGGGCACCCCGGCCGTGGTCCCGCAGCGCGCCTTGGCCGAACGCGGCTACAAGGGCCAGATCTACCAGACCCACGGCGTCGCCAATGCCGACTTCCTGCGCGTAGGCGGCAAGCTGCTGGAGAACACACTGCTGCCGGCCGGTCCCGTGCTGGTGGCGGCGCAACTGCCGGCCGACAACCCGATCCGCAAGGTGGCGCTGGGCTACACCGTCAAGTATGAGGCGGTGCATGGCAAGGACAGCGTCTCGCTGTTCGGCGGCTATGCCTGGGACGCCGGCCTGCTGCTGCAGGCGGCCGCGCCGGAAGCGCTGAAGAAGGGCAAGCCCGGTACGCCTGAATTCCGCGCCGCGCTGCGCGACGCGCTGGAAGCCTCCAAAAATGTCAACGGCGTCCATGGCGTCTACAACATGTCGGCCACCGACCACCTTGGCCTGGATCAACGCGCATCGGTGATGGTGAAGATCGTCAACGGTGCATGGAAGTATCAGCCGTAA